From one Pseudoalteromonas ulvae UL12 genomic stretch:
- the qatD gene encoding Qat anti-phage system TatD family nuclease QatD, whose product MMDLHCHVDLYPDHELVLNDIQQSGYYVLSVTTVPSAFEGTVNLTKGINKCKTALGLHPQLAHLRKNELTLFDQLVGRTRYIGEIGLDGSKGFKDHFDDQLEVFTHILKKCEMFEDKILTIHSLNATGEVLKQLGLHPKAGTSILHWFLGTKKQVLEAVELGCYFSIGPSMINSSRAKKVISWLPQDKVLLETDGPFARFNGNVLFPSNVNLVIDYLAIEWEVNEALVIETLSNNLKCLVTKKQCDHIENMDIRPIYNK is encoded by the coding sequence CGTATTATCCGTAACAACAGTGCCTTCTGCTTTTGAAGGCACTGTGAATCTAACCAAAGGTATAAACAAATGCAAAACTGCGCTAGGTCTACACCCACAATTAGCGCATTTAAGAAAAAATGAACTTACGTTGTTTGACCAGTTAGTAGGAAGAACTAGATACATAGGTGAAATTGGTCTCGACGGTTCGAAGGGCTTTAAAGATCATTTTGATGATCAATTAGAGGTTTTTACACATATTCTAAAAAAGTGTGAAATGTTCGAGGACAAGATACTTACTATTCATAGTCTAAACGCTACAGGGGAAGTACTCAAACAACTAGGATTGCACCCAAAAGCTGGTACTTCAATCCTCCACTGGTTTTTAGGTACAAAGAAACAAGTTCTTGAAGCCGTTGAGCTAGGGTGTTACTTCTCCATTGGTCCTAGTATGATTAACTCTTCCAGAGCTAAAAAAGTAATTTCATGGCTACCGCAGGATAAGGTCCTATTGGAAACTGACGGCCCATTTGCAAGATTCAATGGCAATGTATTATTTCCATCAAATGTAAACTTAGTGATTGATTACTTAGCTATTGAGTGGGAAGTTAATGAAGCGCTGGTGATAGAAACTTTATCTAATAATTTAAAATGCCTAGTTACAAAAAAACAGTGTGACCACATTGAAAATATGGATATTCGCCCCATTTACAATAAATAA
- a CDS encoding nucleotidyltransferase domain-containing protein — MSFNNSAAKALGTSNWEHKFKDWSTGPGKTERVRCENAISMIKSAIESSEKLKSKSINVFLQGSYRNKVNVQADSDVDVGIVCSDVFFGHYPKGYNRDSFGYVAASYSFDDFKDDIEKALVDKFGRAAVTRGSKAFDIKANTYRVEADVAPFMEHRRFKTNGSYITGVQQFSDDGKKIINWPEQHYENGVSKNTLTSRKYKRTVRVFKKLTNEMAANGIEDAKGIPGFLCECLIWNVPNEYFNYTTFYDVLRNAIVYLYAELGKESSDEWGEVSELKYLFGSNQKWTKQQARKLLVAAWNYVGYE, encoded by the coding sequence ATGTCTTTTAATAATTCCGCAGCTAAAGCCTTGGGTACATCAAATTGGGAACACAAGTTTAAAGACTGGTCAACAGGTCCGGGAAAAACAGAGCGAGTGCGCTGCGAAAATGCCATTAGTATGATTAAAAGTGCAATAGAATCATCCGAAAAACTTAAGAGCAAGTCGATTAATGTTTTTTTGCAGGGATCTTATCGAAATAAAGTAAATGTACAGGCCGATTCTGACGTTGATGTCGGGATTGTTTGCTCGGATGTCTTTTTTGGACATTACCCTAAAGGGTATAACAGAGATTCGTTTGGCTATGTTGCTGCATCTTATAGCTTTGATGACTTCAAAGATGACATAGAAAAGGCATTAGTTGACAAGTTTGGTAGGGCGGCGGTAACACGGGGAAGCAAAGCCTTTGATATCAAAGCTAACACTTATAGAGTTGAAGCAGATGTTGCACCATTTATGGAACACAGGCGATTTAAAACTAATGGAAGCTATATTACAGGTGTCCAACAATTTTCTGACGATGGTAAAAAAATCATCAATTGGCCTGAACAACATTACGAAAACGGTGTTAGTAAAAATACACTTACTTCAAGAAAATATAAGCGAACTGTCCGTGTCTTTAAAAAATTAACGAATGAAATGGCCGCAAATGGAATTGAGGATGCTAAAGGCATTCCGGGGTTTTTATGTGAGTGTTTGATCTGGAACGTGCCAAATGAATATTTCAATTACACTACTTTTTATGACGTTTTACGCAACGCGATAGTATATCTGTACGCAGAATTGGGAAAAGAATCGTCTGATGAATGGGGTGAAGTTAGTGAGTTAAAATATTTATTTGGTTCCAATCAAAAATGGACAAAACAGCAGGCCCGTAAGTTGTTAGTTGCGGCATGGAATTATGTTGGGTACGAATAA
- a CDS encoding Cap15 family cyclic dinucleotide receptor domain-containing protein — protein MKNIVLKSTIYVLIGVSALIWFGFAWISGLNLSLAKDFFSLVPKVVSADLLLIAIFVKWGWKFKIFRGWLVPFPDLNGTWVGYVYSSWVDEATGNKIAPIPAMLTVKQTFFSTSYVVRTSEMQSDSYVEGFLIDEQRQQKELTYSYTSRPRASLSHRSNPHDGACVLSIIENPKRRLKGRYWTERQTTGEMIFDFYSDDLLEELPDDHREHPKTEPENQR, from the coding sequence ATGAAAAATATAGTACTCAAAAGCACCATTTACGTTTTAATTGGAGTATCAGCGCTTATCTGGTTTGGTTTTGCTTGGATTAGTGGGCTGAACCTATCTTTAGCTAAAGATTTTTTTAGCCTTGTACCTAAAGTTGTTAGTGCTGATTTATTGCTTATAGCTATTTTTGTCAAATGGGGGTGGAAGTTTAAAATATTTAGGGGGTGGCTAGTACCATTTCCCGATCTAAACGGTACGTGGGTTGGTTATGTATATTCTAGCTGGGTAGACGAAGCTACAGGTAATAAAATAGCTCCTATACCTGCAATGCTCACCGTTAAACAGACATTTTTCTCAACATCATATGTTGTTCGAACTTCTGAAATGCAGAGTGACTCTTATGTAGAAGGTTTTTTAATTGACGAACAGCGTCAGCAAAAAGAGCTTACATACAGCTATACGAGTAGACCACGAGCTAGTTTGTCGCATAGGAGTAACCCCCATGATGGCGCATGTGTCTTGTCCATTATTGAAAACCCTAAGCGTAGGCTAAAAGGGCGCTATTGGACTGAGCGACAAACTACTGGTGAGATGATCTTCGATTTTTACAGTGATGATTTACTTGAAGAGTTGCCTGATGATCACCGTGAACATCCGAAAACAGAGCCTGAAAACCAGAGGTAA
- a CDS encoding phosphoribosyltransferase family protein, producing the protein MGLIVQGNVVKVDHDNKEWLKTRPQGNPTKEEIGGLTIYSLFKRLLASAKSRRKHRKIPGDNCPIIYALKGKDNLTTDITSIKLLRESYSVIVNSFQAEEPNGYDLIISMPSSHNISRLIGKRLANIFTAHHSSDFLRKLTIEEALALLDRADISVEEHKTLSHRLRKQLTEKGFQGDFSLKGIPVPYRSEFPPLCLNNTTVVNNEPQRILLVDDLLATGTTLKTAHDLVKSCYPHAVVHGASLISSSAK; encoded by the coding sequence TTGGGGCTTATAGTACAAGGAAATGTCGTTAAAGTTGATCACGATAATAAAGAGTGGTTGAAAACCAGACCTCAAGGAAATCCAACCAAAGAAGAGATAGGCGGCCTAACAATTTATTCTTTGTTTAAGAGATTATTAGCTTCGGCTAAATCAAGAAGAAAGCACCGTAAGATCCCCGGTGATAACTGTCCAATAATCTACGCATTAAAAGGCAAAGATAACCTTACTACTGATATTACCAGCATTAAACTACTCAGAGAAAGCTATAGTGTTATTGTTAACAGTTTTCAAGCTGAAGAGCCTAATGGCTATGACCTGATTATCTCGATGCCCTCTTCACACAATATTAGCCGCCTTATTGGCAAGCGTTTAGCAAATATTTTTACTGCGCATCACTCATCCGACTTTTTACGTAAGTTGACTATTGAAGAAGCTCTTGCACTATTAGATAGAGCTGATATCAGCGTGGAAGAGCATAAAACATTATCACATAGGCTGAGAAAGCAATTGACCGAGAAAGGATTTCAAGGCGATTTTTCTTTAAAAGGAATTCCCGTTCCATACAGAAGTGAATTTCCTCCGTTATGCTTGAATAACACTACAGTGGTTAATAACGAGCCTCAACGAATTCTATTAGTAGATGATCTTCTTGCCACTGGTACTACATTGAAAACAGCACATGATCTGGTAAAATCCTGTTACCCGCACGCAGTAGTGCATGGTGCGAGTCTAATCAGCTCATCTGCTAAATGA
- a CDS encoding GDCCVxC domain-containing (seleno)protein has protein sequence MQGIELESKITCPECGFSKVETMLTNACQWYYECESCKALLKPLKGDCCVYCSYGTVKCPPIQKGTTCCSKNEL, from the coding sequence ATGCAAGGTATAGAACTAGAATCTAAAATCACTTGCCCCGAATGTGGATTTAGCAAGGTGGAAACCATGCTAACAAACGCTTGTCAGTGGTATTACGAATGCGAAAGCTGTAAAGCACTGCTTAAACCGTTAAAAGGTGATTGTTGCGTTTATTGCTCTTACGGAACAGTTAAATGCCCTCCTATTCAAAAAGGGACGACCTGTTGTTCAAAAAACGAATTGTGA
- the merC gene encoding organomercurial transporter MerC has protein sequence MINKILDKVGSGGVWLAALSCTACFPALGSLASALGLGFLSHFEGIAVNTLLPLFASLALLVNFYNWYQHRDSLRGVLSVIGPIAVLLTLYPLWQYDWSTYLFYFGIIWMVVMSILDIVKPIKEPVCKV, from the coding sequence ATGATCAATAAAATTCTAGATAAAGTAGGTTCTGGTGGCGTTTGGCTAGCCGCCCTTAGCTGCACAGCATGTTTTCCGGCACTCGGCTCATTGGCATCCGCTCTTGGGTTAGGTTTTCTTTCACATTTTGAAGGGATAGCGGTGAACACCTTATTGCCATTATTTGCTTCACTAGCGTTGTTAGTTAATTTCTATAATTGGTATCAACATCGAGATTCATTGAGAGGCGTTTTAAGTGTCATTGGCCCAATTGCAGTATTGCTGACCCTGTATCCTTTATGGCAATACGACTGGAGCACTTACTTATTTTACTTTGGGATCATTTGGATGGTCGTAATGTCTATTTTAGATATTGTTAAGCCCATTAAGGAACCAGTATGCAAGGTATAG
- a CDS encoding MerR family transcriptional regulator yields MKTIGKLAKELNISVETIRFYERQGLIEQPLKPESGYRMYGDALVNQLKFILKAKALGFTLKEIESLMSLSGNCADIESMGLQKLQLIRDKIDDLQRLENVIQDMTDSCKANQDPKTCPIINSLK; encoded by the coding sequence ATGAAAACCATAGGTAAACTTGCTAAAGAGCTTAACATTAGCGTTGAAACAATCCGTTTTTATGAGCGTCAAGGTCTGATAGAGCAGCCTTTAAAACCAGAATCTGGTTACCGAATGTATGGCGATGCCCTTGTCAATCAACTCAAATTTATTCTGAAAGCTAAAGCATTAGGGTTTACGCTGAAAGAAATTGAATCACTGATGTCACTCAGCGGAAATTGCGCAGATATAGAGTCGATGGGGTTGCAAAAGCTGCAACTCATACGAGATAAGATCGATGATTTACAGCGATTAGAGAACGTGATTCAAGATATGACAGATTCTTGCAAGGCCAATCAAGACCCAAAAACCTGCCCCATTATAAATTCACTTAAATAG
- a CDS encoding ATP-dependent DNA helicase, giving the protein MQISNISFHEDVKQLTGVVTLVRHHTQDKRGISSIFLLKVAREKIIVKAEFGAITSIPQTGEIWRATGDYFFDKEYGSQFVVNEASKQHPSAEITTDVLCDFLIYNAHFVGINSYWAKKLKLAFGEDLLAVLQSYSAKKLSNCKKLKISPVMAQNLCDGWAKAVGETELNLFFERHDLPVEYVEATRQLLGHDASSLIKKNPYLLYPITSVNAAKRTWKSLDKKLRVNFDINLNDKRRAISFIESLLYSALSNNGDMALPADEVKTELIEAGIELELDEVEDCAFQTLCFNKQNNTIQILGHQAIEKAINALFHRRLSKIKQLFDRSSLAFGETLSVLENNNIELNPLQLQALGNAFNQPVSFIVGEAGTGKSLLSQIIIDVCLNNGINVWKVNSVVRNEDNILPNLKGESINRFISQAKKRNLKGALSEALILIENSNSVDMLTLYKLLKVIPLNVHICFIGDKFKLPPIGPGSFFKQAVELKDEALTELIEVNGAESQSDIQRLYSSLIGGAASSVFDAIPAFDVSEEQSLSIYHTEDKSHEMLSTVATNIWFELTSMLSDVPKIICSSPQLCDGINSQIQRVRFDRKKVAKLEIGESIFYAGEPIIFAKPNKFVDVPVGTLADIVEVYEKPVVAYGRECWMKIDIGGDCIDLSLNDIESIALCYVITAQKVQGNQFNHSLVILDNFYLIDKSWLYTCINASRESMLFIGNRSQLVNAVDASEFSAKRHCGVPLKLEVSDE; this is encoded by the coding sequence ATGCAAATAAGCAATATATCGTTTCACGAAGATGTTAAGCAATTAACAGGCGTAGTCACTTTAGTTCGGCACCATACACAAGATAAACGTGGTATTTCATCTATTTTTTTATTAAAGGTTGCACGTGAAAAAATAATCGTGAAGGCTGAATTCGGTGCAATCACCTCAATCCCACAAACAGGAGAAATCTGGAGGGCGACTGGTGATTATTTCTTTGATAAAGAGTATGGCTCACAGTTTGTTGTTAATGAGGCTTCAAAGCAGCACCCCAGCGCAGAAATTACAACAGATGTTCTTTGTGATTTTCTTATCTACAACGCCCATTTCGTCGGGATAAATAGCTATTGGGCGAAGAAACTTAAGCTCGCTTTTGGTGAAGATTTATTAGCTGTTTTACAAAGTTACTCAGCTAAAAAGTTATCTAACTGTAAAAAGCTAAAAATCTCACCAGTTATGGCCCAAAATCTTTGTGATGGTTGGGCTAAAGCTGTTGGTGAAACTGAATTAAATCTATTTTTTGAACGACACGATTTACCAGTTGAGTATGTTGAAGCGACTCGTCAGCTATTAGGACATGACGCAAGTAGCCTGATAAAAAAGAATCCATATCTGCTCTATCCTATAACCTCTGTAAATGCTGCAAAGCGGACATGGAAATCACTAGACAAAAAATTAAGAGTTAATTTTGATATCAATTTGAACGATAAGCGTAGAGCGATTTCATTTATTGAATCACTACTCTATTCAGCACTAAGCAATAACGGTGATATGGCATTACCTGCTGATGAAGTCAAAACTGAGCTGATTGAAGCGGGAATTGAGCTAGAACTTGATGAAGTTGAAGACTGTGCTTTTCAGACGCTTTGTTTCAACAAACAAAATAACACTATACAAATTTTAGGTCATCAGGCGATTGAGAAGGCAATAAATGCATTATTTCACAGGCGTTTATCTAAGATAAAGCAGCTATTTGATAGGAGTTCATTGGCGTTTGGCGAAACGTTATCAGTACTAGAAAACAATAATATTGAGCTAAATCCTCTCCAGTTACAGGCATTAGGTAATGCCTTTAATCAGCCTGTTTCTTTTATTGTCGGGGAAGCTGGAACAGGAAAGTCTTTGCTATCCCAGATCATCATTGATGTATGCCTTAATAATGGTATTAACGTTTGGAAAGTTAATTCAGTTGTTCGTAATGAAGATAATATACTGCCTAATTTAAAGGGAGAATCTATTAATCGCTTCATTTCACAGGCAAAAAAGCGAAACCTAAAAGGCGCATTATCTGAGGCACTTATCCTGATAGAAAATTCAAATTCAGTTGATATGTTAACGCTGTATAAACTTTTAAAGGTTATTCCTCTTAACGTTCACATTTGCTTTATTGGCGATAAATTTAAATTACCCCCTATAGGTCCGGGATCGTTTTTCAAACAGGCTGTTGAATTAAAAGATGAAGCCCTAACAGAGTTAATTGAAGTGAACGGTGCCGAGTCCCAGTCTGATATCCAACGGCTGTATAGCTCTTTAATTGGTGGCGCTGCATCATCAGTATTTGATGCTATTCCTGCATTTGACGTGTCAGAAGAACAAAGCCTAAGTATTTACCATACTGAAGATAAATCTCACGAGATGCTTAGTACCGTTGCGACCAATATTTGGTTTGAATTGACTTCAATGTTAAGTGATGTACCTAAGATCATTTGCTCTAGTCCTCAATTGTGCGATGGCATAAATTCCCAAATTCAACGGGTTCGTTTTGATCGGAAAAAAGTAGCAAAGCTAGAAATTGGAGAATCTATTTTCTACGCGGGGGAGCCAATTATTTTTGCCAAACCTAATAAATTTGTCGATGTACCAGTTGGCACATTAGCAGACATTGTAGAAGTTTACGAAAAGCCTGTCGTTGCATATGGACGTGAGTGTTGGATGAAGATAGACATTGGCGGTGATTGTATCGATTTGTCATTAAATGATATTGAAAGTATTGCACTTTGTTATGTAATTACGGCTCAGAAGGTTCAGGGTAATCAATTTAATCATTCTTTAGTTATTTTGGATAATTTCTATTTGATTGATAAATCATGGCTTTACACATGTATAAACGCATCTAGAGAGTCGATGTTATTTATCGGCAATAGGAGTCAATTAGTCAATGCGGTTGATGCCTCAGAGTTTAGCGCTAAGAGACATTGTGGCGTTCCGCTTAAATTGGAGGTTTCAGATGAGTAA
- a CDS encoding diguanylate cyclase, whose product MERALILVVDDDPLNLVVLSQTLQPQYRVMTARNGEEALTLSAQHPVDLILLDIKMPGLDGYEVLKHLKNQSDTQSIPVIFISANDSHADEAKGLEMGAMDYITKPFSPPIVQVRVKNQLTIKQKNDLLEKLVSIDGLTEINNRRFFDENIAKEWRRTARSNEEMVMLIIDIDHFKLFNDNYGHRAGDECLKLVATTIKSLCQRGSDFVARYGGEEFAAVFSPCALEDAIKQAERLQKAIYDLMIPHQFSPTSDYVTISIGVASSRSEGVVDENSLIEVADKHLYMAKEAGRNQVKAG is encoded by the coding sequence ATGGAACGAGCGTTAATTTTAGTTGTAGATGACGACCCACTTAATTTGGTGGTGTTATCACAAACTCTGCAACCCCAATATCGTGTGATGACAGCGCGTAATGGGGAAGAAGCGCTCACGTTAAGCGCTCAACATCCGGTCGACCTTATTTTACTTGATATTAAAATGCCCGGGTTAGATGGATATGAGGTGCTCAAGCACCTTAAAAATCAAAGTGACACTCAGTCCATTCCTGTTATTTTTATTTCTGCCAACGATAGTCATGCCGATGAAGCGAAAGGGTTAGAAATGGGCGCAATGGATTATATTACTAAGCCATTTAGCCCACCTATTGTACAAGTTCGGGTCAAAAACCAACTCACTATTAAACAAAAAAATGACCTTCTAGAAAAATTAGTCTCTATTGATGGTTTAACCGAGATTAATAATCGTCGTTTTTTTGATGAAAATATTGCAAAAGAATGGCGTAGAACTGCGCGCAGTAATGAAGAAATGGTGATGCTCATTATCGATATTGATCATTTTAAATTATTTAATGACAACTATGGGCATCGTGCGGGCGATGAATGTTTAAAATTAGTCGCCACAACGATTAAATCTTTGTGCCAACGGGGGAGTGATTTTGTGGCTCGTTATGGTGGAGAAGAGTTTGCCGCTGTTTTTTCTCCATGTGCATTAGAAGATGCGATTAAACAAGCTGAACGTTTACAAAAAGCAATCTATGACTTAATGATCCCTCATCAGTTTTCGCCAACCAGTGATTACGTAACAATTAGCATAGGTGTTGCAAGTAGTCGCTCTGAAGGGGTTGTCGATGAAAACTCCCTTATCGAAGTCGCGGATAAACATTTATACATGGCGAAAGAAGCGGGCCGAAACCAAGTTAAAGCAGGGTAA
- a CDS encoding HD domain-containing phosphohydrolase encodes MPLLNNKDALDELLALSYRLSTEKNTTKLLEDILLSAKALTHADGGTIYSIVDGQELKFETLLNDSLNLYMGGTSQTAIPFKNIPIYLDGEINKNALVSLAAATQKPIIIEDAYQACDHDMSGARAMDQRIGYRTKSVLTVPMQNHDGDINGVLQLINAQYLGQVVPFNQQEIDLVLSMTSLAAVALTNKQLITEMEVLFESLAKVIARAIDEKSPYTGGHCRRVPELTMMIAEAVNRTHHGPLAEFHLCEQEKSALNVAGWLHDCGKIATPEYVMDKATKLQTIFDRIDYLDAKLEIYAQQLELKALKEPELNIDLASALEQLAADRDFLKHTNLGSEFLPNESIERIEHLAKTYVITINGVEQSVFTDDELACLKIQRGTLTPEERTIINHHIDVTVMMLDSLPFPKHLKSVPEYACGHHEKMDGTGYPKGLTKEQMSAPARMMAIADIFEALTASDRPYKPGKTLKECLKIMGFMAKDQHIDADLFNIFIKEKVYLDYAKKFVPNIADEDIDENDIPNYTAP; translated from the coding sequence ATGCCCTTATTGAATAATAAAGACGCATTAGATGAATTACTGGCACTGAGCTATCGCCTCTCTACGGAAAAAAATACCACCAAGTTATTAGAAGACATATTATTAAGTGCGAAGGCATTGACTCATGCTGATGGCGGGACTATTTACTCAATTGTTGATGGGCAAGAACTCAAATTTGAAACATTACTAAATGACTCTTTGAATTTATACATGGGCGGCACTTCTCAAACAGCCATCCCTTTTAAAAATATCCCCATCTATCTCGATGGCGAAATTAACAAAAACGCTTTAGTCTCCTTAGCCGCCGCAACACAAAAACCCATAATAATAGAAGATGCCTATCAAGCTTGTGACCACGATATGAGTGGCGCTCGGGCGATGGATCAAAGGATTGGCTACCGCACAAAGTCAGTGCTTACTGTTCCTATGCAAAATCATGATGGCGATATTAACGGTGTATTGCAGCTCATAAACGCTCAATATCTGGGTCAAGTCGTACCATTTAACCAACAAGAAATCGACTTAGTGCTGTCTATGACATCACTGGCCGCCGTTGCATTAACCAATAAGCAATTAATCACCGAAATGGAAGTGTTATTTGAGTCTTTAGCAAAAGTCATCGCTCGTGCTATCGATGAAAAATCACCTTATACCGGCGGTCACTGTCGCCGCGTGCCTGAACTGACCATGATGATAGCTGAAGCGGTTAATCGCACACATCATGGCCCTTTGGCTGAATTTCATTTATGTGAACAAGAAAAAAGTGCGCTTAATGTCGCAGGATGGCTTCATGATTGCGGCAAAATTGCCACTCCTGAATATGTGATGGACAAAGCCACAAAGTTACAAACCATTTTCGACCGAATTGATTACTTAGACGCAAAACTTGAGATTTATGCTCAGCAACTTGAGTTAAAAGCACTCAAAGAACCTGAACTAAATATTGATCTGGCTAGTGCCCTAGAACAACTAGCAGCAGATCGAGACTTTCTTAAACATACCAATTTAGGCAGTGAATTTTTACCTAATGAGAGCATAGAGCGAATTGAACATCTCGCTAAAACATATGTCATTACGATTAACGGAGTTGAGCAATCCGTATTTACCGATGACGAGTTAGCCTGTTTGAAAATACAACGTGGCACACTCACACCTGAAGAGCGAACCATTATTAATCACCATATTGATGTAACGGTCATGATGCTCGATTCCCTCCCTTTTCCTAAACATTTAAAAAGTGTGCCGGAGTATGCCTGTGGGCATCACGAAAAAATGGATGGGACTGGCTATCCCAAAGGGCTAACCAAAGAGCAAATGTCAGCGCCCGCTCGCATGATGGCGATTGCTGATATTTTCGAAGCGTTAACAGCGTCAGACCGGCCATATAAGCCAGGGAAAACACTCAAAGAATGCTTGAAAATCATGGGTTTTATGGCTAAAGATCAGCATATTGATGCTGATTTGTTCAACATTTTCATTAAAGAAAAAGTATACTTAGATTACGCCAAGAAATTTGTACCAAATATTGCGGATGAAGATATTGATGAAAACGACATTCCCAATTACACCGCTCCATAA
- a CDS encoding MBL fold metallo-hydrolase translates to MKVTFYGTRGSIPTPGPDTVFFGGNTACVLLESGHHKLILDAGTGIKRLGEQLASTDEKIHILLSHNHWDHIQGFPFFIPAYQAGRRIHIYSAPTEPTQHHAILEQMSQSFFPVPASKLMAEIKVHPLSEEIKELNITGFQIVCKPINHPNGGFAYKIRADNKTVAYVTDNELFSTDNLKTALTEWYSFLQDVDLLIHDAQYTDSEMPSKLGWGHSSIDQAIALGQQAKVKQLILYSHAPERKDSELEEVLAKYDHTHTMRFDISREGQEIHL, encoded by the coding sequence ATGAAAGTCACCTTTTATGGCACCCGAGGCTCCATTCCTACCCCAGGTCCTGATACCGTGTTTTTTGGCGGTAATACTGCATGTGTATTGTTAGAATCAGGTCACCACAAGCTCATCCTTGATGCGGGAACGGGAATAAAGCGTCTTGGCGAACAACTAGCCAGCACGGACGAAAAAATACATATTCTGCTTAGCCATAATCATTGGGATCATATTCAAGGGTTTCCTTTTTTTATTCCTGCATACCAAGCTGGACGGCGGATCCATATTTACAGCGCGCCCACTGAGCCCACTCAACACCACGCCATTTTAGAGCAAATGTCACAAAGCTTTTTCCCCGTCCCAGCCAGCAAATTAATGGCCGAAATTAAAGTGCATCCCCTCAGTGAAGAAATTAAAGAACTCAACATTACAGGCTTTCAAATAGTCTGCAAACCTATCAACCACCCTAACGGTGGGTTTGCTTACAAAATTCGTGCTGACAACAAAACAGTTGCCTATGTCACTGATAATGAGCTTTTTTCAACCGATAACCTCAAAACGGCACTGACTGAATGGTATTCTTTTTTGCAAGACGTTGACTTACTGATCCATGACGCCCAGTACACCGATTCTGAAATGCCCTCTAAACTTGGCTGGGGTCATTCATCAATCGATCAAGCTATTGCCTTAGGCCAGCAAGCAAAGGTCAAACAATTAATTCTGTATAGCCATGCCCCAGAAAGAAAAGACAGTGAACTCGAGGAAGTTTTAGCCAAGTACGACCATACTCACACTATGAGGTTTGATATTTCTCGAGAAGGACAGGAAATCCACTTATGA